A portion of the Esox lucius isolate fEsoLuc1 chromosome 20, fEsoLuc1.pri, whole genome shotgun sequence genome contains these proteins:
- the tmod4 gene encoding tropomodulin-4 isoform X1, whose product MSKSDPRDIDEDAILKGMSAEELDALEYELQEMDPENAMLPAGFRQRDQTKKSPTGVFDRDALLDHLEKTALEHADREDLVPFTGEKKGRAFVPKEGHGQIPINEQITLEPELEEALKNATDAEMCDIAAILGMYTLMSNKQYYDALGTTGTIANTEGINSVVKPDPFKIFPDEPPNPTNVEETLQQIQTNDSSLLEVNLNNIKDIPIPTLKEIFEAMKTNTHVESLSIAATRSNDPVAFAVAEMLQENTTLQSLNIESNFITSEGMTAIVKAMANNNTLTEIKIDNQRQKLGDSCEMEIASMLENNSSILKIGYHFTQQGPRARAAIAITRNNDLIRQQRLR is encoded by the exons ATGTCAAAAAGCGACCCACGGGACATCGACGAGGATGCCATCCTCAAAGGGATGAGCGCTGAGGAGTTAGATGCGCTGGAGTATGAGCTGCAAGAGATGGACCCAGAG AATGCCATGCTGCCTGCAGGGTTCCGCCAGCGTGATCAGACCAAGAAGAGCCCGACAGGGGTTTTCGACCGTGACGCCCTGCTGGATCACTTGGAGAAAACTGCTCTAGAGCATGCGGACAGAGAAGACCTAGTGCCCTTCACTGGAGAGAAGAAAG gGAGAGCGTTTGTTCCTAAGGAGGGCCACGGGCAGATCCCCATCAATGAGCAGATCACCCTGGAGCCTGAGCTTGAGGAGGCCCTGAAGAATGCTACAGATGCTGAGATGTGTGACATAGCAG CCATCCTGGGAATGTACACACTGATGAGCAACAAGCAGTACTACGACGCCCTGGGCACCACTGGTACCATCGCCAACACAGAGGGCATCAACA GCGTCGTAAAACCAGATCCATTCAAGATCTTCCCAGACGAGCCGCCCAACCCTACGAATGTGGAGGAGACCCTTCAGCAGATCCAGACTAATGACAGCAGCCTGCTTGAAGTGAACCTCAATAACATTAAG GACATTCCCATCCCAACGCTGAAAGAGATCTTTGAGGCAATGAAGACCAACACTCACGTGGAGTCTCTGAGCATCGCCGCCACCCGTAGCAATGACCCTGTGGCCTTT GCTGTTGCTGAGATGCTCCAGGAGAACACCACTCTGCAGAGTCTTAACATCGAGTCGAACTTCATCACCAGTGAGGGCATGACGGCCATTGTCAAGGCCATGGCCAACAACAATACACTGACCGAGATCAAGATCGACAATCAG AGACAGAAGCTCGGGGACTCCTGCGAAATGGAGATTGCCAGCATGTTGGAGAACAACTCCAGCATCCTAAAGATCGGCTACCACTTCACCCAGCAAGGGCCTCGTGCCAGAGCAGCCATCGCCATCACCAGGAACAATGACCTGA TTCGTCAACAGAGGCTAAGATGA
- the tmod4 gene encoding tropomodulin-4 (The RefSeq protein has 3 substitutions compared to this genomic sequence) has product MSKSDPRDIDEDAILKGMSAEELDALEYELQEMDPENAMLPAGFRQRDQTKKSPTGVFDRDALLDHLEKTALEHADREDLVPFTGEKKGRAFVPEEGHGQIPINEQITLEPELEEALKNATDAEMCDIAAILGMYTLMSNKQYYDALGTTGTIANTEGINSVVKPDPFKIFPDEPPNPTNVEETLQQIRTNDSSLLEVNLNNIKDIPIPTLKEIFEAMKTNTHVESLSIAATRSNDPVAFAVAEMLQKNTTLQSLNIESNFITSEGMTAIVKAMANNNTLTEIKIDNQRQKLGDSCEMEIASMLENNSSILKIGYHFTQQGPRARAAIAITRNNDLIRQQRLR; this is encoded by the exons ATGTCAAAAAGCGACCCACGGGACATCGACGAGGATGCCATCCTCAAAGGGATGAGCGCTGAGGAGTTAGATGCGCTGGAGTATGAGCTGCAAGAGATGGACCCAGAG AATGCCATGCTGCCTGCAGGGTTCCGCCAGCGTGATCAGACCAAGAAGAGCCCGACAGGGGTTTTCGACCGTGACGCCCTGCTGGATCACTTGGAGAAAACTGCTCTAGAGCATGCGGACAGAGAAGACCTAGTGCCCTTCACTGGAGAGAAGAAAG gGAGAGCGTTTGTTCCTAAGGAGGGCCACGGGCAGATCCCCATCAATGAGCAGATCACCCTGGAGCCTGAGCTTGAGGAGGCCCTGAAGAATGCTACAGATGCTGAGATGTGTGACATAGCAG CCATCCTGGGAATGTACACACTGATGAGCAACAAGCAGTACTACGACGCCCTGGGCACCACTGGTACCATCGCCAACACAGAGGGCATCAACA GCGTCGTAAAACCAGATCCATTCAAGATCTTCCCAGACGAGCCGCCCAACCCTACGAATGTGGAGGAGACCCTTCAGCAGATCCAGACTAATGACAGCAGCCTGCTTGAAGTGAACCTCAATAACATTAAG GACATTCCCATCCCAACGCTGAAAGAGATCTTTGAGGCAATGAAGACCAACACTCACGTGGAGTCTCTGAGCATCGCCGCCACCCGTAGCAATGACCCTGTGGCCTTT GCTGTTGCTGAGATGCTCCAGGAGAACACCACTCTGCAGAGTCTTAACATCGAGTCGAACTTCATCACCAGTGAGGGCATGACGGCCATTGTCAAGGCCATGGCCAACAACAATACACTGACCGAGATCAAGATCGACAATCAG AGACAGAAGCTCGGGGACTCCTGCGAAATGGAGATTGCCAGCATGTTGGAGAACAACTCCAGCATCCTAAAGATCGGCTACCACTTCACCCAGCAAGGGCCTCGTGCCAGAGCAGCCATCGCCATCACCAGGAACAATGACCTGA TTCGTCAACAGAGGCTAAGATGA